The Anaerolineae bacterium genome segment GTCATGGTTTACGCTATTCTGAACTTTATCGGGACACTGGCGGCAGCAAAGTACTTTGAAGGGAGAGGTGAAATTTGATGGAAGTTGTTAAAACAATATCCATTATTTTGATTTTGATAGGATGTTTCTTTTTTACTACCGGCACTATCGGTCTGATACGTTTCCCGGATTTTTATTCAAGGATGCATGCCACCGGAAAAGGAGACACCCTTGCAGTGCTCATATGTCTTGTTGGTCTTGCATTATATCATGCCTTTAACCACGGAGCTATTTTAGACTGTATTAAGCTGGTCGTTATTGCTGTTTTTATATTTTTAGCTAATCCTACGGCGACTCATGCCATTTCCAGGGCCGCTTTTCGGTGTGGTGTTAAACCTTGGATCAGGGGGGAAAACAAATGATCTGGCAACTCGATCTTATTCTCTGTATCTTTGTCATTATCTGCGCGATTGCAGCTATCACTATTAAGGATCTTTTGGCTGCTGTTATTATTCTTGGCGCTTACAGCTTTTTTATGTGTATCCTCTGGACTGAGATGGGGGCGGTGGATGTTGCTTTTACCGAAGCATCCGTAGGTGCCGGAGTTGGAACAGTATTGTTTATTGCGGCTGTCAGTAAAACAAAAAGGAGGTCAAAGGATTGAAAACTATCGCGATACTCATAATAGTTTTAACAGGAGGATTGCTTATATACGGTGTTGAAGATATGCCTGATTGGGGCGATCCAAATTCTCCCGCCAACGCCTATGTTTCACCGGAGTATATCAAGGATTCGCTGAAAAAAACAGCAACTCCCAATATGGTTACTGCTGTTCTGGCTGATTACAGAGGATATGATACCATGGGTGAAACCACTGTTATTTTTACTGCCGGGATCGGCTGTATTCTGATGTTAAGAAAAAAACGCAAGGGAGAAGGAGCCTGATATGCTTGAGTACATTGTCAGTAAATACAACTTCTGGGCGTATGTCATTTTGCTGCTCATCGGGCTTTATGCAATGGTGGGCAAGAAAAATCTGGTTAAGAAGCTGATCGGAATGAATATATTTCAGTCTGCTGTGATTCTCTTTTATGTTTCCATCGGCGTAAAGAAGGGGGGAGCGACTGTTCCGATATTTCTGGGGGATGCACATGCGGCGCACGGACATGCTGTTATTGATGCCGCCAGTTATATTAATCCTCTTCCTCATGTACTGATGCTTACGGCTATAGTGGTTTCCATTGCTACAACAGGCGTTGCCCTTGCGGTGCTTATACTGATTTTCAGAAGATATAAGACCTTAGAGCTTGACGAAATTATGAAAATAAGAAAAGACACTGGAGTTTAGATATGGCAACACATTTTCCTGCTCTTTTAATAGTTATTCCTTTAATATCCGCTCTTTTTGTGCCGGTTATTGGATGGTGGAAAAAAGGACTGTGCTACCCATTGGTCGTTGCCGTTCTCGTTGTTCCACTTATATCAGCTCTTGGCATTTTAAATAGAGTAATAGAGAGCGGGCCATTTTCATATTATCTCGGAGGATGGGCTCCTCCGTGGGGTATCGAGTATGCATTAGATTATCTCAATGCATTTGTCTTGGTAATAATAACGGCTATTAGTCTAATAGTTTCCATATATTCCAAAAAGAGCGTTGAAAAGGAATTGCCCGAAAAAGTTGTTCCATTCTATACACTTTTCCTTCTCCTTGTTACAGGCCTTCTCGGAATAGTTGTAACAGGAGATCTTTTCAATGTGTTTGTATTTTTAGAAATCGCTTCTCTTTCATGTTATGCCCTAATGGCTATAGGCAGGGATGGAGCTCCTTTTGCAACGTATCGATATATTATGATGGGTACAGTCGGGGCCTCGTTTTATCTTCTTGGCGTTGGTTACTTATATATAGTAACAGGGTCGCTGAATATGGCAGATGTGTCAAAACTGTTGCCACCTCTCTATGATTCTAAGGTTGTACTGACGGCAGGCATCTTTATGATCGTGGGCATAGGCCTTAAGATGGCGCTTTATCCTTTGCATGCATGGGCTCCCAATGCATATGCCGATGCTCCTTCAGCGGTCAGCGGCCTGGTTGCGCCCTTAATGACAAAGGTGGCGGCATACATGATGATACGGGTTATGTTTACTGTTTTTAAGCCCGTTTTCTTCATAGAGATAATTCCTGTGGCAACCATACTCACCTGGCTGGCGGCTGTTGCCGTAATCCTTGGTTCAATATATGCCATCGCCCAAACTGATCTTAAAAAGATGCTGTCTTACTCAGTTGTGGCTCAGATCGGATACATTGCTTTGGGAATAGGGCTGGCAAACAAATCCGGTCTTACCGGTGCAGTGCTCCATATTCTAAATGAAGCTTTTACAAAAGGCTGTGTGTTTCTGGTAGCAGGGGCTATCGTCTATAAAATGGGCGCTTGCAATATTAATGAATTTAAAGATTTATATAGAAAAATGCCGTTTACTATGTCGGCCTTTCTGATCGGTGCGTTTTCTATGGTCGGCATACCGCCTACATGCGGTTTTTTCAGCAAGATATATTTAATCATGGGTGCAATTGCTGCCGATAAATGGATTTTTGTAGCTGTTCTGTTATTTAGCAGCATTCTCAATGTAATCTATTTCTTTAGAGTAATACAGATCGCGACATTTGAAACACCAATGCCGGATTATGGCCGCGATAAGGCTTACGAGGCAGTTTACATGGATGAAGTTCCTTTAAGTATGCTTATCCCTATACAGATTATGGCTGCAGGGATACTGTTGTCCGGTATTTTCAGCTCAAAGATTATATCAACGGTAATTCAATTTGTAATACCTGTAGGTTTCTAAGTAGGAGGACTTTACGTGGATACGTTGCAAATAGCATGGTTATGTGTATTTTTCCCCTTTATGGGTGTGGTTTTCATCTTCCTGCTTGCCAAGGTACATCCTAAGCTAAGAAATGCCGCGGCTGTACTTTTCCCCTTTTTATCCGCCCTGGGCAGCCTGAAGCTCTTGACGCATCTGTTTCATCCGGAAACATTGCCTCTAGAAAGTTCTGTGAAGTGGATTGAGATACCCTTTGTAGTGGAATTCGGGGTATTGGTGGATCCGCTCAGCATTATTCTGACAACTGTCGTTGCCGTCATAAGCTTTATTATTATTGTGTACTGCCTTGGCTATATGAAGGGAGATCCGGGCATAACCAGGTTTTTAATGTTGGTAAACCTTTTTATCGGAAGTATGCTTCTGTTGGTACTTACGAATAATTTGCTGTTTCTTTTTGTTGGATGGAAACTTGTTGGTTTGTGCAGTTATGGTTTGATCGGTTTTTATTACAGGGATGAGAAAAAATACTGGATAGGTGGTCCCTCTCCAACCAAGTTTGTTACCCCAACCCACTGCGGATTAAAAGCATTGGTGGTAACAGGCGTGGGAGATCTTATCATGTTAGGCGGCATACTAATTATATTTTACTATGCCAAGACCTTGAATATCATGGAGATTTACACTACAGCGTCAATCTGGATGCCTG includes the following:
- a CDS encoding hydrogenase subunit MbhD domain-containing protein, which produces MIWQLDLILCIFVIICAIAAITIKDLLAAVIILGAYSFFMCILWTEMGAVDVAFTEASVGAGVGTVLFIAAVSKTKRRSKD
- a CDS encoding monovalent cation/H+ antiporter subunit D family protein codes for the protein MATHFPALLIVIPLISALFVPVIGWWKKGLCYPLVVAVLVVPLISALGILNRVIESGPFSYYLGGWAPPWGIEYALDYLNAFVLVIITAISLIVSIYSKKSVEKELPEKVVPFYTLFLLLVTGLLGIVVTGDLFNVFVFLEIASLSCYALMAIGRDGAPFATYRYIMMGTVGASFYLLGVGYLYIVTGSLNMADVSKLLPPLYDSKVVLTAGIFMIVGIGLKMALYPLHAWAPNAYADAPSAVSGLVAPLMTKVAAYMMIRVMFTVFKPVFFIEIIPVATILTWLAAVAVILGSIYAIAQTDLKKMLSYSVVAQIGYIALGIGLANKSGLTGAVLHILNEAFTKGCVFLVAGAIVYKMGACNINEFKDLYRKMPFTMSAFLIGAFSMVGIPPTCGFFSKIYLIMGAIAADKWIFVAVLLFSSILNVIYFFRVIQIATFETPMPDYGRDKAYEAVYMDEVPLSMLIPIQIMAAGILLSGIFSSKIISTVIQFVIPVGF
- a CDS encoding cation:proton antiporter subunit C codes for the protein MLEYIVSKYNFWAYVILLLIGLYAMVGKKNLVKKLIGMNIFQSAVILFYVSIGVKKGGATVPIFLGDAHAAHGHAVIDAASYINPLPHVLMLTAIVVSIATTGVALAVLILIFRRYKTLELDEIMKIRKDTGV
- the mbhE gene encoding hydrogen gas-evolving membrane-bound hydrogenase subunit E — encoded protein: MKTIAILIIVLTGGLLIYGVEDMPDWGDPNSPANAYVSPEYIKDSLKKTATPNMVTAVLADYRGYDTMGETTVIFTAGIGCILMLRKKRKGEGA
- the mnhG gene encoding monovalent cation/H(+) antiporter subunit G; protein product: MEVVKTISIILILIGCFFFTTGTIGLIRFPDFYSRMHATGKGDTLAVLICLVGLALYHAFNHGAILDCIKLVVIAVFIFLANPTATHAISRAAFRCGVKPWIRGENK